Below is a window of Sulfitobacter sp. SK012 DNA.
TGCTGGAATCGACCCAAGGCAAGGGCGTCGTGCTGGCAGAAACCAAAAAGGCCGCAGAAAGCGTGATTGACGCGTTTCGGGGGCTAAAAGCCAATTTTCTGGTGCAGGATTTTGTGAAAGAAGCCGCAGGCGAGGATATTCGCTGTCTGGTCGTTGCAGGCAAAGTTGTTGCCGCCATGAAGCGCACCGGGGCGGATGGCGATTTTCGCTCCAACCTGCACCGGGGCGGATCGGCCAAGGTTGTGCGTATCTCCAAACAGGAACGCGACACGGCCGTTCGCGCGGCGCGTGCCTTTAATTTGGGGCTGTCGGGCGTTGATCTTTTGCGCTCTGAAACCGGGCCAAAGGTGCTTGAGGTCAATTCCTCTCCGGGGTTGGAGGGGATTGAGAAATCCACCAACAAAGACATTGCCGGACTGCTTTATGATGAGATTGAGGCACGGGTAAAGCCGCAGCCGACCCGCCGCAAACGCAAGTGACAAGATGTAGCCATTGCCCCTCTGGACGTGGGCCGGGCCAATCCCTATATAATTAGTAAGCTAATAGGATGAAGAGCGCATGACCGACACCACACTACCGCTTGAGGGAACCCCACTGATTGCACCCTCCTCCACTGATCATCCGATGTATGAGCAGGTGGCAGATGCATGCCGTTCCGTCTATGACCCTGAAATTCCTGTGAATATTTTCGAACTTGGGTTGATCTACACGATCGACATCAACGCCGAAAACGAAGTTAACATCAAGATGTCGCTGACCGCGCCAGGTTGTCCTGTGGCGGGTGAAATGCCTGGTTGGGTTGCCGATGCAGTCGAACCTTTGCCCGGCGTTAAGACGGTTTATGTTGAGCTTATCTGGGAGCCACCGTGGGGCATGGACATGATGTCTGACGAAGCGCGGCTCGAATTGGGTTTCATGTAAGCCACGCTTGTTAGGTTTAGCGGCTCAGGCCCTTTGGCGTTCTTGCGCCAGCTGACGGTTCCTGCAACATTGCCGCTATGGCTCAATGGACTGTTTTCACCGGCGATATCGTCAAATCAACCGACTTGTCTTCGCAGGCGTTGGACGCAATCTTTGCGCGGCTTGACCAGACCGCGCGAGACATCGCAGGTTGGCAAGACGGCCCTGCCCCTTTTGCACGGTATCGTGGTGATGGCTGGCAGATGGCGCTGGCACCGGAATTTACGTTCCGAGCAGCCTTGGCTTTGCGCGCGTCAGTCCGCAGCCAAGGCAAAGGGTATGATACCCGCATCGGCATCGGACTTGGCGCAGGCAAGCTTGGAAACGGAGCGCTGAATGGGGCCGAGGGCGAGGCTTTTGTCACTTCAGGCCATGCACTGGATCACATGAAACGTACCGCGCGGATGGCTGCGCCGACTGGCCCGCTTGCCCTGCGCGTGGCTTTGCCCTTGGCGGACAGGGTTGTTGCAGGCTGGACGGCACGACAGGCCGAAGTCGTACTGGGCCTTCTGCCGCCACAAGCACCCTCACAGGCGGCTGTGGCCGATCTTCTGGGCACCACGCGCCAGACAGCACAAAAACAAGCAGAGGCGGCAGGTATCACTGCGCTGTATGAAGTGTTTGAGCTTTTAGAGAGTGAAAAGCAGCCAAAATAGGCTGCATCAACCAAAAGCAGCCAAAATAGGCTGCGTGCCACCTAAGGCAGACGAAAGGCCCATTGATGACCCTCGCCACAACCGAGCTTTTCATAGCCCTCCTCACCGCCCATATGCTGGCTGATTTCGTATTCCAGACCACGGGCATGGTGCTAAACAAGAAGCGCCCTGCGGCTTTGTTGATGCACGGCATCCATGTCTTTGTCCTAACGGCGTTATTCTCGGGTGGGGCCATGTGGTTGAGCCTCGCAATTGCCGCCAGCCATATCGCGATCGACGCGATCAAGGTTTACTTCGCGCCAGACAGTCTGCGCACCTACCTCACCGATCAGGCCGCACATATCGCGATCTTGCTTGGTGTGGCATTGTGGGTGCCAAATAGCGCGCTCACAGGCCTGTGGCCGCTGCTGCCGCCCGATGGCATTAAACTAAGCCTTATGATCAGCGGGTTGATCGCGGCCAGCATGGCAGGTGGTCCGGCAGTTGGATATCTGATGGCGCGCTACAAAGTTGCCGCACAGCCCCAAGGGCTTGAAAACGCAGGCCGTATCATCGGATTGATGGAACGCGGGTTGATATATCTTATGATCCTTATAGGGGAGCCAGCCGGCATTGGTTTTCTGATCGCTGCAAAGTCGATCCTACGGTTTGACACCGTGTCCAAGGACCAGAAGATCAGCGAATATGTTATCATCGGCACGCTGGCTTCATTTGGTTGGGCGCTTGCCGTCTCTCTTATCGCGACCAGCACGTTATTTCGTCTGGGCTATTAGCGCTGGGCCTTGAGATTGCCACACCGCCCCCCTATCTTATGCGCAAAGGAGACACATCCATGTTCGGCATCCCCGGCAAGCAAGCTGTGACCATCACGCCTAAGGCCGCTAGCCAAATCTCCAAGCTGATGCAGTCAGCGGGACATTCAGGTTTGCGCATCGGCATTAAAAAAGGCGGCTGTGCGGGTATGGAATATACCATGGAATATGTCACCGACACCGACCCTAACGACGAAGTGGTCGAACAGGACGGCGCACGCGTCATGATTGCCCCTATGGCGCAGATGTTCCTATTTGGCACTGAGATCGATTACGAGACATCGCTGCTCGAGTCCGGATTCAAGTTCCGCAATCCCAATGTGACCGAAGCTTGCGGCTGCGGCGAATCCATCAAATTCGGCTAATCTCGGGTCTCGTTGGTCTTGAGGTGTACGTAGGTTTCATTGAACCGCCGCTCAAGGTGTTCGCCCGCCAGCATCACCTGACCTGACCCCATTGGGGCAACATTCGTATCGTGGGACGGGTTGAAAAACAACGGAATTGATATGCGCTCATCTTGCCCCCCGACCACACGGTGCGGCGTTGCGCGCACGACACCATCGCTCCACAGCTCCATCATTTCACCGAAATTGATGATAAACGTGCCCGGCTCTGCGCGCACAGGGATCCATCCGCCACTGCGCTTGCGCACCTCCAAGCCTGGCACGCCATCTGTCGCCAGCAGCGTCAGACACCCATAATCCGTATGGGTCGCGATACCAAAGTCCTTGGCGCCAGCGCCTGCAGGCCGCTGAGGGTAGTAATTACCGCGCATTAGCGCCATCGGCGTCTCAAATGCCGCGTCAAATACATCGCGCGGCGCATCAATGGACTGCGCTACTCCGCGCAAGACATCCAGCGCCAAGCGGCGCGCATCGTCGTAATATCGGCTGATCCCAGCTTGGAAACCTGTCGGGTGCTCTGGCCAACGATTGGGGGCATAGACGCGCATCTTCAGGCGCGGATCACCCTCGGGCAGAGTAAATCCACTGTCAAAGAACTGCTTATAGTCAGGGTTTGAGTTTGGATCGACCTGCTCAGAGCCTGTCGCGCCCCAGCCGCGGTTGGACCCAGTTAATGCCATATCATAGGCGCGCTTTTCGGCTTCCGGCAGGTTAAAGAACGCGCGGTATAGCCCAATTGCCTCGTTTACGCGGTCAGCACCAAGGGGCGTGTGATAAACCGTGGCAAAACCGATATCTGTGGCGGCTTCACGCATGGCGGCAAGGGCGTCTGGATCTGCTGCGATCAGCCGTGCCAAATCGATTTTTGGTATCATATCGCCCTCATTTTCGTCCGTAGCCTTACGTTTCCGAGCCCCGTATGGGATGCTAACGCCAGTGAAATCAATCGGGAAAGCGCTTCATGAGACGTAAAATTGCTGCTGGCAACTGGAAGATGAACGGAACCACTACGGCTCTCTCGGAGCTTGCCACCCTTGCAGGTCAGATCCCTGCGAACGCCCCTAATGTGGTGATTTGCCCCCCTGCGACGCTGCTCATTGCCAGCGCAGAGGCCTGTGCAGGGACTGGCGTTTCGATTGGTGCCCAAGATTGCCACATGCAAGCCAGCGGGGCCTATACCGGCGATATTTCGGCCTCAATGGTCGCAGATACTGGGGCGGGATACGTCATCATCGGCCATTCAGAGCGCCGCGACGCGCATGCAGAAAGCGACGCAGATGTGAACGCTAAGGCCCAACAGGTTTGGGGCGCAGGCCTGACCGCGATTTTGTGCATCGGCGAAAGTGGCGCGGTCCGAGAGGCAGGCACCACACTTGAAGTCATCGCAGCTCAGCTGGCAGGCTCCCTGCCCGACGCAGCCACAGGTGCCAATTGCGTCATCGCATATGAACCGATCTGGGCGATTGGAACCGGCAAGGTGCCAACGCTTGAGCAGATCGTCGAAGTGCATGACTTTATTCGCGCCGGCCTTGTCACTCGCTTTGGCGCTGAAATCGGCAATAGGTTTTCCCTGCTTTATGGCGGATCGGTCAAACCCGACA
It encodes the following:
- a CDS encoding SUF system Fe-S cluster assembly protein, which produces MTDTTLPLEGTPLIAPSSTDHPMYEQVADACRSVYDPEIPVNIFELGLIYTIDINAENEVNIKMSLTAPGCPVAGEMPGWVADAVEPLPGVKTVYVELIWEPPWGMDMMSDEARLELGFM
- a CDS encoding DUF3307 domain-containing protein is translated as MTLATTELFIALLTAHMLADFVFQTTGMVLNKKRPAALLMHGIHVFVLTALFSGGAMWLSLAIAASHIAIDAIKVYFAPDSLRTYLTDQAAHIAILLGVALWVPNSALTGLWPLLPPDGIKLSLMISGLIAASMAGGPAVGYLMARYKVAAQPQGLENAGRIIGLMERGLIYLMILIGEPAGIGFLIAAKSILRFDTVSKDQKISEYVIIGTLASFGWALAVSLIATSTLFRLGY
- a CDS encoding HesB/IscA family protein, with the translated sequence MFGIPGKQAVTITPKAASQISKLMQSAGHSGLRIGIKKGGCAGMEYTMEYVTDTDPNDEVVEQDGARVMIAPMAQMFLFGTEIDYETSLLESGFKFRNPNVTEACGCGESIKFG
- a CDS encoding isopenicillin N synthase family dioxygenase, translated to MIPKIDLARLIAADPDALAAMREAATDIGFATVYHTPLGADRVNEAIGLYRAFFNLPEAEKRAYDMALTGSNRGWGATGSEQVDPNSNPDYKQFFDSGFTLPEGDPRLKMRVYAPNRWPEHPTGFQAGISRYYDDARRLALDVLRGVAQSIDAPRDVFDAAFETPMALMRGNYYPQRPAGAGAKDFGIATHTDYGCLTLLATDGVPGLEVRKRSGGWIPVRAEPGTFIINFGEMMELWSDGVVRATPHRVVGGQDERISIPLFFNPSHDTNVAPMGSGQVMLAGEHLERRFNETYVHLKTNETRD
- the tpiA gene encoding triose-phosphate isomerase codes for the protein MRRKIAAGNWKMNGTTTALSELATLAGQIPANAPNVVICPPATLLIASAEACAGTGVSIGAQDCHMQASGAYTGDISASMVADTGAGYVIIGHSERRDAHAESDADVNAKAQQVWGAGLTAILCIGESGAVREAGTTLEVIAAQLAGSLPDAATGANCVIAYEPIWAIGTGKVPTLEQIVEVHDFIRAGLVTRFGAEIGNRFSLLYGGSVKPDNAATIFEAENVDGALVGGASLKASDFAPIIAALAAS